Proteins co-encoded in one Natrarchaeobius halalkaliphilus genomic window:
- a CDS encoding PAS domain-containing protein: protein MTGSGDDGHRVSEDSGATVPLEQLPLHSTNLLTVLDEDATIRYESPSIERVFGYEQRTLIGDALIHYIHPEDRERVMAAFHTIVDRDGDTVETVEFRHRKADDTYTWVESTGSANPTPNGNRRYSARINASSSSRASSATICAIR, encoded by the coding sequence GTGACTGGCAGTGGGGATGACGGACACCGTGTATCCGAGGATTCAGGAGCGACGGTTCCGCTCGAGCAACTCCCGTTACACTCGACGAACCTCCTCACCGTACTCGACGAAGACGCTACTATCCGGTACGAAAGCCCGTCGATCGAACGCGTCTTCGGGTACGAACAGCGGACGCTGATCGGCGACGCGCTTATCCACTACATTCATCCCGAGGATCGCGAGCGCGTGATGGCTGCGTTTCACACCATCGTCGATCGTGATGGAGACACCGTCGAAACGGTCGAGTTTCGACACAGGAAAGCGGATGACACGTACACGTGGGTCGAGTCGACCGGGTCAGCGAATCCGACGCCGAACGGGAACAGGCGCTACAGTGCAAGAATCAACGCCTCGAGCAGTTCGCGAGCGTCGTCAGCCACGATCTGCGCAATCCGTTGA
- the msrB gene encoding peptide-methionine (R)-S-oxide reductase MsrB, translated as MSNPSETELPTTDEEWRTRLDDEEYRILRESGTEPPFSGEYVDHEDDGRYTCAGCGAELFDSETKFESGCGWPSFFDTDDDRIETRTDTSHGMRRTEVLCGTCGGHLGHVFDDGPEPTGKRYCINSVALEFDDE; from the coding sequence GTGTCGAACCCATCCGAAACGGAACTGCCCACGACCGACGAGGAATGGCGAACGCGACTCGACGACGAGGAGTATCGAATCCTTCGCGAATCCGGAACGGAACCGCCCTTCAGCGGCGAGTACGTCGACCACGAAGACGACGGCAGGTACACCTGCGCCGGCTGCGGTGCCGAACTGTTCGACTCCGAGACGAAATTCGAGTCAGGCTGTGGCTGGCCGAGTTTCTTCGACACCGACGACGACCGCATCGAGACGCGAACCGACACCAGCCACGGCATGCGTCGCACCGAAGTCCTCTGTGGGACCTGCGGCGGCCACCTCGGGCACGTCTTCGACGACGGCCCGGAGCCGACGGGCAAACGCTACTGCATCAACTCCGTCGCCCTCGAGTTCGACGACGAGTAA
- the pyrE gene encoding orotate phosphoribosyltransferase, with protein sequence MTNQELIDALREAEAVKFGEFELSHGGTSEYYVDKYLFETDARCLEAIADAFAQRVDDETLGGVALGGVPLAATTSVAAGVPYVIARKQRKEYGTGNLIEGRLEDGDEVVVLEDIVTTGTSLVDAVEALREAGATVERALVVVDREEGGRENVEDAGVEMESLVTASELLADADR encoded by the coding sequence ATGACCAACCAGGAACTCATCGACGCGCTCCGCGAGGCGGAGGCCGTCAAGTTCGGGGAGTTCGAACTCTCCCACGGCGGCACCAGCGAGTACTACGTCGACAAATACCTCTTCGAGACCGACGCGCGCTGTCTCGAGGCGATCGCGGACGCCTTCGCACAGCGCGTCGACGACGAAACGCTCGGCGGCGTCGCCCTCGGCGGCGTCCCCCTGGCTGCGACGACGAGCGTCGCGGCCGGGGTTCCCTACGTCATCGCACGAAAACAACGCAAAGAGTACGGGACCGGCAACCTGATCGAGGGACGACTCGAGGACGGCGACGAGGTCGTGGTGCTCGAGGATATCGTGACGACCGGAACGAGTCTGGTCGACGCGGTCGAGGCGCTTCGCGAGGCGGGTGCGACCGTCGAGCGTGCGCTCGTCGTCGTCGACCGCGAGGAAGGCGGACGCGAGAACGTCGAGGACGCTGGCGTCGAGATGGAGTCGCTCGTGACGGCGAGTGAGTTACTGGCCGACGCGGATCGTTGA
- a CDS encoding alpha/beta hydrolase translates to MTQLRADEPHPDARAVLEAYHSTSVPPFDEISPAEARTMMDTMYSSEEPSIELESVSERSIDGARGEVPVRIYDSGQNTAGSRPIILYFHGGGWVVGSLDTHDETCRKLAAESGYPVVSVGYRLAPEHPFPEGLTDCYRALEWLAGAAPELGADPDRIVLAGDSAGGNLAAATALLARDRDGPSVAYQLLLYPVTGDASETDAYEENADGYLLTADEMEWFLSHYLARDVDEGNVYALPRRAADLTGLPPATVLTAGFDPLRDDGVAYADRLQDAGVPVTLRNYDDLIHGFVGMLSEPMEIERAHDAVDDVVDDLRTALE, encoded by the coding sequence ATGACTCAGTTGCGTGCCGACGAACCGCACCCGGACGCCCGCGCGGTTCTCGAGGCGTATCACTCGACCAGCGTCCCCCCGTTCGACGAGATTTCGCCCGCAGAGGCGCGAACGATGATGGACACGATGTACAGTTCCGAGGAGCCGTCGATCGAACTCGAGTCCGTCTCCGAGCGATCGATCGACGGGGCACGGGGCGAGGTTCCGGTTCGTATCTACGATTCCGGACAGAACACCGCAGGTTCCAGACCGATCATCCTCTACTTCCACGGCGGGGGCTGGGTGGTGGGAAGTCTCGACACCCACGACGAGACGTGTCGAAAGCTGGCCGCTGAATCGGGGTACCCCGTCGTAAGCGTCGGGTATCGCCTCGCACCCGAACACCCCTTCCCCGAGGGACTGACCGACTGCTATCGGGCACTCGAGTGGCTCGCCGGAGCCGCACCGGAACTCGGTGCGGATCCGGATCGGATCGTTCTGGCGGGCGACAGCGCCGGCGGTAATCTGGCGGCTGCGACCGCACTCCTCGCACGCGATCGCGACGGCCCATCGGTCGCCTACCAGCTGTTGCTCTATCCGGTTACGGGCGACGCCTCCGAGACCGACGCCTACGAGGAGAACGCGGATGGGTATCTGCTCACGGCAGACGAGATGGAGTGGTTTCTGAGCCACTACCTCGCTCGGGACGTAGACGAGGGTAACGTCTACGCGCTGCCACGGCGGGCCGCCGACCTCACCGGTCTTCCCCCAGCGACGGTCCTGACGGCCGGTTTCGATCCGCTCCGTGACGACGGTGTGGCGTACGCCGACCGTCTCCAGGACGCCGGCGTTCCGGTTACCCTACGAAACTACGACGATCTGATCCACGGCTTCGTCGGCATGCTCTCGGAGCCGATGGAGATCGAACGAGCCCACGACGCCGTCGACGACGTCGTCGATGACCTCCGGACGGCACTCGAGTAG
- a CDS encoding metallophosphoesterase translates to MATETDDRVYYVISDLHIGGDEQLEEVDFLDELLAFLEGLETTDENAELIINGDAFGLWEFTTVDGIEKFEMLEETYPELFEQLRATGENTQITLLPGNHDHELAAYDEYVERFGAYNVDLVPEQSINRSVGGQAIHFEHGHQRDSNNRIEDWGNPHSTPLGYYYNTLVTSRAGHLSDRGRYNWLKDVQAVTPTERMPVWLFSKYFYREMNPLLRYSLFPFLLLFNISAILAVVVGLDLVGVWSIPIDEAVTFLGQFGRAGTAAWFALALNIGVAGLLLLVGIPLYFIRRDIRKTIDRFGVFETELTVDPEAPYEEAAREVFDEQPETSIFCYGHTHRPTIRTVDGGVLVNSGTWLKRLHRRDGIIGILPPVFYPSYQLAAVRIADEPEGVAIEFEQITKPSPATTELTRTERFFTVGREPEPELPDRHVIEDDSTPENAKVRVTTPESQTNSQ, encoded by the coding sequence ATGGCCACAGAAACCGATGATCGGGTCTACTACGTTATCAGTGACCTTCACATCGGCGGCGACGAACAACTCGAGGAAGTCGACTTTCTCGACGAGTTGCTCGCCTTTCTCGAGGGATTAGAGACGACGGACGAGAACGCCGAGTTGATAATCAACGGCGACGCGTTCGGGCTCTGGGAGTTCACGACGGTCGACGGGATCGAGAAATTCGAGATGCTCGAGGAGACGTATCCTGAGCTGTTCGAACAACTTCGGGCGACCGGCGAGAACACACAGATAACGCTGTTGCCGGGGAACCACGATCACGAGCTCGCGGCGTACGACGAGTACGTCGAACGGTTCGGGGCGTACAACGTCGATCTCGTCCCGGAGCAGTCCATCAACCGGTCGGTCGGGGGGCAAGCGATTCACTTCGAGCACGGACACCAGCGCGATTCCAACAATCGAATCGAAGACTGGGGAAACCCCCACTCGACGCCGCTTGGCTACTACTACAACACGCTCGTTACGAGCCGTGCGGGACATCTCTCCGACCGCGGCCGGTACAACTGGTTAAAGGACGTTCAGGCGGTGACGCCGACCGAACGGATGCCGGTCTGGCTCTTTTCGAAGTACTTCTATCGCGAGATGAACCCGCTCTTGCGGTACTCGCTGTTTCCGTTTTTGTTGCTGTTCAACATCAGCGCGATTCTCGCGGTGGTGGTCGGGCTCGATCTGGTGGGCGTCTGGTCGATACCGATCGACGAGGCCGTGACGTTCCTCGGTCAGTTCGGCAGGGCCGGGACGGCGGCATGGTTCGCTCTCGCGCTCAATATCGGCGTCGCCGGCCTGTTGTTGCTCGTCGGCATTCCGCTGTATTTCATCCGCCGCGATATCAGGAAGACGATCGACCGCTTCGGGGTCTTCGAGACCGAACTCACCGTCGACCCCGAAGCGCCGTACGAGGAGGCCGCTCGCGAGGTCTTCGACGAGCAGCCGGAGACGTCGATCTTCTGTTACGGTCACACTCACCGACCGACGATCCGGACGGTCGACGGCGGCGTGTTGGTCAACAGCGGGACGTGGCTCAAGCGACTCCACCGCCGGGACGGCATCATCGGTATCCTACCGCCGGTCTTCTATCCGTCATATCAACTGGCCGCGGTGCGTATCGCTGACGAGCCGGAAGGCGTCGCGATCGAGTTCGAACAGATCACGAAACCGAGTCCGGCGACGACGGAGCTCACGCGGACCGAGCGCTTCTTTACGGTCGGTCGAGAGCCGGAACCCGAACTTCCAGATCGTCACGTTATCGAGGATGACTCGACCCCCGAGAACGCGAAAGTGCGCGTCACGACACCGGAGAGTCAGACGAACTCGCAGTGA
- a CDS encoding sulfurtransferase translates to MATDYANDVLVTADWVEDRLEDFRDDDSDLRLVEVDVDTEAYEEAHAPGAIGFNWETQLQDQTRRDVLEKADFEELLGSHGISEDSTIVLYGDNSNWFAAYTYWQLKYYGHEDVYLLDGGREYWLENDYPTTDDDPDFPAVEYDAAGPRENIRAYREDVENAIDRGVPLVDVRSPEEFSGEILAPPGLQETAQRGGHIPGAKNISWAAVTNDDGTFKDRDELEELYADEEITGDETTVAYCRIGERSSVAWFALHELLGYEDTVNYDGSWTEWGNLVNAPVEKGEAE, encoded by the coding sequence ATGGCAACTGACTACGCCAACGACGTACTCGTCACCGCCGACTGGGTCGAAGACCGACTCGAGGACTTCCGAGACGACGACTCCGACCTCCGGCTGGTCGAGGTCGACGTCGACACGGAAGCATACGAGGAGGCCCACGCTCCCGGCGCGATCGGGTTCAACTGGGAGACACAGCTGCAAGACCAGACGCGACGCGACGTTCTCGAGAAGGCCGACTTCGAGGAACTACTCGGCAGCCACGGAATCAGCGAGGACTCGACGATCGTCCTCTACGGCGACAACTCGAACTGGTTCGCCGCCTACACGTACTGGCAGCTCAAGTACTACGGCCACGAGGACGTCTACCTGTTAGACGGCGGTCGCGAGTACTGGCTCGAGAACGACTATCCGACGACCGACGACGACCCCGACTTCCCTGCGGTCGAGTACGACGCCGCCGGCCCGCGCGAGAACATCCGCGCCTACCGCGAGGACGTCGAGAACGCGATCGACCGTGGCGTCCCGCTCGTCGACGTCCGCTCGCCCGAGGAGTTCAGCGGCGAGATCCTCGCCCCGCCGGGACTGCAGGAGACCGCCCAGCGCGGCGGCCACATCCCCGGTGCGAAGAACATCTCGTGGGCGGCAGTCACGAACGACGACGGCACTTTCAAGGACCGCGACGAACTCGAGGAGCTGTACGCCGACGAAGAGATCACCGGCGACGAGACGACCGTCGCCTACTGCCGCATCGGTGAGCGGTCGTCGGTCGCCTGGTTCGCACTCCACGAACTGCTCGGCTACGAGGACACCGTCAACTACGACGGCTCCTGGACCGAGTGGGGTAATCTGGTTAATGCGCCGGTGGAGAAAGGCGAGGCGGAGTGA
- a CDS encoding sulfurtransferase, translated as MDESVVVSPDWLATHLEEPRIRVVDVRDPWEYDGIGHVPGAVSIPFESYRDESDVDRGTLPGPDAFASLLSEVGVTPDDTIVAYDDTHGVFAARFVLTALEYGHDDVRLLDGDYSAWNRAHETTTDAPDPGSAEYGADPLAREESPLVGLEAVEDALERDAVFVDTRERGEFEEARLPGAVRFDWREVVDDETRRLKPEAELEELLSDHGITRGREIVLYCNTARRISHTYVVLRALGYEDVAFYEGSLTEWLANDGEVETGAV; from the coding sequence ATGGACGAATCCGTCGTCGTCTCACCCGACTGGCTGGCAACGCATCTCGAGGAGCCCCGGATACGCGTCGTCGACGTCAGAGACCCCTGGGAGTACGACGGCATCGGGCACGTTCCCGGGGCGGTCAGCATTCCGTTCGAGAGCTACCGCGACGAGAGCGATGTCGACCGCGGGACGCTGCCCGGCCCCGACGCGTTCGCGTCGCTGCTCTCGGAGGTCGGCGTCACCCCTGACGACACGATCGTCGCCTACGACGACACCCACGGTGTCTTCGCCGCCCGATTCGTACTCACGGCCCTCGAGTACGGCCACGACGACGTCCGCCTGCTCGACGGCGATTACAGCGCCTGGAACCGCGCTCACGAGACGACGACCGACGCCCCCGATCCCGGGTCCGCCGAGTACGGGGCCGATCCGCTTGCGCGCGAGGAGAGCCCGCTCGTTGGACTCGAGGCGGTCGAGGACGCCCTCGAGCGCGACGCCGTCTTCGTCGACACGCGCGAACGAGGGGAGTTCGAAGAGGCTCGCTTACCGGGAGCGGTGCGCTTCGACTGGCGTGAGGTGGTCGACGACGAGACGCGACGACTGAAACCCGAGGCCGAACTCGAGGAGCTACTGTCGGACCACGGAATCACCCGCGGGCGCGAGATCGTCCTCTATTGCAACACCGCTCGCCGGATCAGCCACACGTACGTCGTCCTCCGGGCGCTCGGCTACGAGGACGTCGCCTTCTACGAGGGGAGCCTGACGGAGTGGCTGGCGAACGACGGCGAGGTCGAAACTGGAGCCGTCTGA
- a CDS encoding DUF7130 family rubredoxin-like protein: MRYERERRRGRSELRNKEETEIPIGEPLDSAGRGYSMWRCWNCGEMGRLEERLPETCPSCAAPREELYYWEED; the protein is encoded by the coding sequence ATGCGTTACGAACGCGAGCGCCGCCGAGGACGCAGTGAACTCAGAAACAAGGAGGAGACCGAGATCCCCATCGGCGAGCCGCTCGATTCCGCCGGTCGCGGGTACAGCATGTGGCGGTGCTGGAACTGCGGCGAGATGGGACGGCTCGAGGAGAGACTGCCCGAGACCTGTCCGTCGTGTGCTGCGCCGAGAGAGGAGTTGTACTACTGGGAAGAGGATTGA
- a CDS encoding TackOD1 domain-containing metal-binding protein, with translation MSRLQDGTHDAFDPVIDETGDVSYPPVEHHLDQRDGKAIDFLRAMADRGVLSSEFEYKVYVCPDCSAEGMQYTTGCPHCESVHATREAAVVHPVCGETLGTDPRADADNTVEGQDEERADGQESLYCQNCDEELPPEDLKRDHQYRCHGCNAGFDSPTHRLWCWDCRHTCPPTDAREQPLYRYRLTATGDRWVVEQVDGRRSLAETFEARGYETAVDTTVPTSSGDERSVHVYAEDDLLDDRIVAGVHDSPTPADVEHLVEAARETDARPVILSTDGAADERAAELLDAESVTVVRATGGELSRVHGISERSRGDNRVLEWLGSFVPSSASRR, from the coding sequence GTGAGCAGACTGCAGGACGGAACCCACGACGCGTTCGATCCTGTGATCGACGAGACCGGGGACGTTAGCTATCCTCCCGTCGAGCATCACCTCGACCAGCGGGACGGAAAGGCGATCGACTTCCTCCGGGCGATGGCCGACCGCGGGGTGCTGTCGTCCGAATTCGAGTACAAGGTGTACGTCTGTCCGGACTGTTCCGCGGAGGGAATGCAGTATACCACCGGGTGTCCACACTGCGAGTCGGTTCACGCGACGCGGGAGGCCGCGGTCGTTCATCCGGTATGCGGCGAAACGCTCGGTACCGATCCGCGTGCCGACGCGGATAACACGGTGGAGGGACAGGACGAAGAGCGAGCGGACGGACAGGAATCGCTGTACTGTCAGAACTGCGACGAGGAACTCCCCCCTGAAGATCTGAAACGCGACCACCAGTATCGGTGTCACGGATGTAATGCTGGGTTCGATTCCCCAACGCACCGACTCTGGTGTTGGGACTGTCGGCACACATGTCCTCCTACGGACGCCCGTGAGCAACCGCTCTATCGATACCGTCTGACCGCGACCGGAGATCGATGGGTCGTCGAGCAGGTGGACGGGCGTCGATCGCTCGCGGAGACCTTCGAGGCACGCGGATACGAGACGGCCGTCGATACGACCGTCCCGACGTCGTCGGGCGACGAACGGTCGGTTCACGTGTACGCGGAAGACGACCTCCTCGACGATCGAATCGTCGCCGGAGTCCACGATTCACCGACGCCTGCCGACGTGGAACACCTCGTCGAGGCGGCACGCGAAACCGACGCCCGACCGGTTATCCTCTCGACGGACGGGGCGGCGGACGAACGCGCGGCCGAACTGCTCGACGCGGAGAGCGTAACGGTCGTGCGTGCGACCGGCGGAGAACTCTCCAGAGTACACGGTATCAGCGAGCGGTCTCGGGGGGACAACCGAGTGCTCGAGTGGCTCGGCTCCTTCGTTCCGTCGTCCGCCTCGAGGCGGTGA
- a CDS encoding SDR family oxidoreductase yields MTTEHTPLEEQVIVVTGASSGIGLTTARMAADRGAKLVLAARSEDALEELTAEIEDDGGDAEYVVADVRNRDDVREIAETARQSYGGFDTWINGAAVSIYGRLADVPVEEMRDQFDTNVWGLLYGSLEAADHLRERGGTIVNVGSVVSERAMMLQGSYSASKHAVKAFTDALRMELEDEGAPVSVTLVKPGAIDTPYPTHAKNHMDEAATLPPPVYAPETAARAILHAAEHPRREVTVGGGGKQLTVLGQHAPRLMDALMKTIFSRRQRTGDPPRPRDEHGLHDAAGDLEERGDYEGHVAETSLYTRIVQRSPIPAGAVVGGAVAVSAALAYRAVRRRNESADS; encoded by the coding sequence ATGACAACGGAACACACACCGCTCGAGGAGCAAGTGATCGTCGTCACCGGCGCGTCGTCGGGGATCGGGTTGACGACCGCGCGCATGGCCGCGGATCGAGGCGCGAAGCTGGTGCTCGCCGCCCGTAGCGAGGACGCACTGGAGGAACTGACCGCGGAAATCGAGGACGACGGCGGCGACGCGGAGTACGTGGTGGCCGACGTTCGAAACAGAGACGACGTCCGCGAGATCGCGGAGACGGCTCGCCAGTCCTACGGCGGCTTCGACACGTGGATCAACGGCGCGGCGGTCTCCATTTACGGCAGACTCGCGGACGTCCCGGTCGAGGAGATGCGCGACCAGTTCGACACCAACGTCTGGGGGCTGCTTTACGGCTCGCTCGAGGCGGCCGACCACCTGCGCGAGCGGGGCGGGACGATCGTCAACGTCGGCAGCGTCGTCTCGGAGCGCGCGATGATGCTCCAGGGGAGCTACTCGGCGTCGAAACACGCGGTCAAGGCGTTCACCGACGCGCTCCGGATGGAACTCGAGGACGAGGGTGCGCCCGTCTCGGTGACGCTCGTCAAACCCGGCGCGATCGACACACCGTACCCGACGCACGCGAAAAATCACATGGACGAGGCGGCGACGCTTCCGCCGCCCGTCTACGCGCCCGAAACCGCAGCCAGGGCGATCCTGCACGCCGCCGAACACCCCCGGCGGGAAGTGACCGTCGGCGGCGGCGGAAAGCAGCTCACCGTCCTCGGTCAGCACGCGCCGCGGCTCATGGACGCGCTCATGAAGACGATCTTCTCGAGACGACAGCGGACGGGCGATCCGCCGCGACCGCGCGACGAACACGGCCTCCACGACGCCGCCGGCGATCTCGAGGAGCGCGGCGACTACGAGGGCCACGTCGCTGAGACGAGCCTCTACACCAGGATCGTCCAGCGCTCGCCGATCCCCGCCGGGGCGGTCGTCGGCGGAGCGGTCGCGGTCTCGGCGGCACTCGCGTACAGGGCCGTTCGAAGGCGGAACGAGAGCGCCGACTCGTAG
- a CDS encoding dihydrolipoyl dehydrogenase, which translates to MTEYDIVVIGGGSGSQVATAAADSGLEAAVIERGPLGGACITRGCVPSKALIHRADVAEELRRAPEIGLDAALEGVAYAEITSSIRDWVYERAARQERSLEEADGVALYRGEGRFVDERTLAVDSNGDETDGDVPDPIRGDHVVVAVGSRPLIPPIDGLGAVDFLTSDDALFLDERPDSIVIVGGGYIGAELGYFFGALGADVSLIGRSDVLVPREDGAISEFVTESLERYCDVYAGHEAAAVEAEDGGVVVTAERGENGDGEDESPDGEGRGESVDLEADRLLLATGRRPNTDTLDLEETGVETDGRGYVETDSILETACDGVWALGDVLGEQPFKHAADYEARVVAANVLEDAGHEVEYEAMPRAIFTSPQVASVGETEDELENADREYESTTVPFDVAPLGVVLEVDGFVKVLASPNGEILGCHVVGPQASILIQEVVVAMERGSGTVDDVAKPVHVHPALSEVVYAAFDELSSNRYSTAPDWRDVGG; encoded by the coding sequence ATGACGGAGTACGATATCGTCGTGATCGGCGGCGGGTCTGGTAGTCAGGTCGCGACCGCCGCGGCCGACAGCGGCCTCGAGGCGGCCGTGATCGAACGCGGTCCGCTCGGCGGGGCCTGCATCACGCGGGGCTGTGTGCCCTCGAAAGCGTTGATCCACCGCGCGGACGTGGCCGAGGAGCTACGGCGAGCCCCCGAGATCGGACTCGACGCCGCGCTGGAGGGAGTCGCGTACGCCGAGATCACGTCTTCGATCCGCGACTGGGTGTACGAAAGGGCCGCCCGCCAGGAACGGAGCCTCGAGGAAGCCGACGGCGTGGCGCTGTACCGCGGCGAGGGGCGGTTCGTCGACGAACGGACGCTCGCGGTCGATTCGAACGGGGACGAAACCGATGGGGACGTCCCGGACCCGATCCGGGGCGATCACGTCGTCGTCGCGGTCGGAAGTCGCCCGCTGATTCCGCCGATCGACGGCCTCGGGGCCGTCGATTTTCTGACCAGCGACGACGCGCTCTTCCTGGACGAGCGACCGGACTCGATCGTGATCGTCGGCGGGGGCTACATCGGGGCCGAACTGGGCTACTTCTTCGGCGCGTTAGGTGCCGACGTCTCGCTGATCGGACGCAGCGACGTCCTCGTCCCGCGCGAGGACGGTGCGATCAGCGAATTCGTCACCGAGTCACTCGAGCGCTACTGCGACGTCTACGCGGGCCACGAGGCGGCGGCGGTCGAAGCGGAAGACGGCGGAGTCGTCGTGACTGCCGAGCGGGGGGAAAACGGCGACGGCGAAGACGAGTCGCCAGACGGAGAAGGCCGAGGCGAATCGGTCGACCTCGAGGCGGATCGCCTCCTGCTCGCGACCGGCCGTCGGCCAAACACGGACACGCTCGATCTCGAGGAGACGGGCGTGGAGACCGACGGTCGGGGATACGTCGAGACCGATTCGATCCTCGAGACGGCCTGTGACGGCGTCTGGGCGCTGGGGGACGTCCTGGGCGAGCAGCCGTTCAAACACGCGGCGGATTACGAGGCCCGCGTCGTCGCGGCGAACGTCCTCGAGGACGCCGGCCACGAGGTCGAGTACGAGGCGATGCCCCGCGCGATCTTCACCTCGCCGCAGGTCGCCAGCGTCGGGGAGACGGAGGACGAACTCGAGAACGCCGACCGGGAGTACGAGTCGACGACGGTCCCGTTCGACGTCGCGCCGCTCGGGGTCGTCCTCGAGGTCGACGGCTTCGTGAAGGTGCTCGCCTCGCCGAACGGCGAGATCCTGGGCTGTCACGTCGTCGGCCCGCAGGCGTCGATTCTGATCCAGGAGGTCGTGGTCGCGATGGAGCGCGGGTCCGGCACCGTCGACGACGTCGCGAAACCGGTCCACGTCCACCCGGCGCTCTCGGAGGTCGTCTACGCGGCGTTCGACGAACTTTCTTCGAACCGGTACTCGACGGCACCGGACTGGCGCGACGTCGGCGGCTGA
- a CDS encoding DUF7342 family protein, with protein sequence MVDPRSPDPYDDINEAVRSEWEAETTPAERVKNVIRHTYTPVTAGAVADDAQTTPKTARKHLEALAEDGFVTTTQGKRGATLYRRSNESLVTERANRLLSERSVEELTTRVAELQEEIQEYRETHGVDSPEELVVRLGNEALDNSDSDTRVDRSVVTEWQTTRRNLAFATAAVSIGKATDYIAESRSNSTQAVNSH encoded by the coding sequence ATGGTTGACCCTCGGTCGCCCGATCCGTACGACGATATCAACGAGGCGGTTAGATCGGAATGGGAGGCGGAGACAACGCCGGCAGAACGGGTCAAGAACGTCATCCGTCACACGTACACCCCAGTGACTGCTGGAGCGGTTGCGGATGACGCACAAACGACTCCGAAGACCGCACGGAAGCATCTGGAAGCGCTGGCAGAAGACGGGTTCGTCACCACGACGCAGGGAAAACGCGGCGCAACGCTCTACCGGCGATCAAACGAGTCCCTGGTCACCGAACGCGCCAATAGACTCCTTTCTGAACGTTCGGTTGAAGAACTCACTACTCGCGTTGCGGAGTTGCAAGAGGAGATACAGGAGTATCGGGAGACACACGGCGTTGATTCGCCCGAGGAACTCGTTGTTCGTCTTGGGAACGAAGCACTCGACAATTCTGACTCTGATACCCGCGTGGATCGATCTGTGGTAACGGAGTGGCAGACAACTCGTCGGAATTTAGCCTTCGCTACTGCCGCCGTCTCAATTGGAAAGGCAACTGATTACATCGCTGAAAGCCGTTCAAACTCGACGCAAGCGGTCAATTCACACTAG
- a CDS encoding type II toxin-antitoxin system HicB family antitoxin — translation MSSDADVDPADYPALEDAEVTVYENDHGLHIADDEVTEVSSQGQTPEKALENLAAAVESYREATADETGDDWL, via the coding sequence ATGAGTTCGGACGCAGACGTCGATCCCGCCGACTACCCCGCCCTCGAGGACGCCGAGGTCACGGTGTACGAAAACGATCACGGCCTCCACATCGCCGACGACGAAGTGACGGAGGTCTCGAGTCAGGGCCAGACGCCGGAGAAGGCCCTCGAGAATCTTGCCGCGGCCGTCGAGTCGTACAGGGAAGCGACCGCGGACGAGACGGGCGACGACTGGCTCTGA